A single region of the Thunnus maccoyii chromosome 10, fThuMac1.1, whole genome shotgun sequence genome encodes:
- the LOC121905395 gene encoding class II histocompatibility antigen, B-L beta chain-like — protein sequence MITDCEYGNNTTDMVFFVKNVFNQKLVTMYDSRVGKYVGFGEYGMINADHYNSQAWKMALRKRQVETLCRYNARLFRKSTLDRKVPPIVKVHQTKPADYGERSMLECRVLGFFPQEVRVSWLRDGVEVTTDVWSTDVMANGDWSFQLHSYLELTLRRGERVSCKVDHSSLRESLEVDWDTSPLDTKYLKKTVGIIFFFIGFTTAAAGAAYYRWKQRFDFTPLVGQGQTPQRRLSEL from the exons ATGATAACTGACTGTGAGTATGGCAACAACACCACAGACATGGTCTtctttgtgaaaaatgtatttaaccaGAAGCTTGTCACCATGTATGACTCCAGAGTTGGAAAGTATGTCGGCTTTGGAGAATATGGCATGATAAACGCTGACCATTATAACAGCCAGGCTTGGAAAATGGCTTTAAGAAAACGTCAAGTGGAGACCCTTTGCAGATACAACGCAAGATTGTTTAGAAAGAGCACACTGGATAGAAAAG TGCCTCCAATTGTCAAGGTCCATCAGACCAAGCCAGCTGACTACGGGGAACGGTCCATGCTTGAGTGCAGAGTTCTGGGTTTTTTTCCTCAGGAAGTGAGAGTGAGCTGGCTAAGAGACGGGGTGGAAGTCACCACAGATGTGTGGTCTACAGATGTCATGGCCAATGGGGACTGGAGCTTCCAGCTTCACTCATACCTGGAGCTGACACTCAGAAGAGGGGAGAGGGTGAGCTGCAAGGTGGACCACAGCAGCCTGAGGGAGAGCCTGGAGGTGGACTGGG ACACCTCTCCACTGGATACCAAGTACCTGAAGAAGACAGTTGGGatcatcttcttctttatcGGCTTcacaacagctgctgctggagctgcttaTTATAGGTGGAAACAGAG GTTTGACTTCACTCCATTAGTCGGACAAGGACAAACACCTCAACGTCGTCTTTCAGAGTTGTAA